In a single window of the Arthrobacter zhangbolii genome:
- a CDS encoding LysM peptidoglycan-binding domain-containing protein — MSVHVLPAVPSAAAPALSQAPLRLTRRGRLLLVGAPLMLTSAALLVFIGFFTAPAMASGNSPEQTRTIQVSVSNGESLWSLATEFAPDRDPRTVVADIVELNNLDDATVPAGRQLYIPVTR, encoded by the coding sequence ATGTCAGTACACGTACTTCCCGCTGTTCCTTCTGCAGCCGCACCCGCTTTATCCCAGGCACCTCTGCGCCTCACCCGCCGGGGCCGGCTTCTCCTGGTTGGAGCACCGCTGATGCTGACCTCGGCCGCCCTGCTGGTCTTCATTGGATTCTTCACCGCACCCGCCATGGCCTCGGGCAACTCCCCGGAGCAGACCCGCACTATCCAGGTGAGCGTTTCGAACGGGGAATCCCTGTGGTCTCTCGCCACGGAATTCGCCCCTGACCGGGATCCCCGCACCGTAGTTGCCGACATCGTGGAACTGAACAACCTGGATGATGCCACTGTGCCGGCCGGCCGCCAGCTCTACATCCCGGTGACGCGCTGA
- a CDS encoding histidinol-phosphate transaminase: MSEQLENLNRLPLRDDLRGLTPYGAPQLDVPILLNVNENTHGLPEHVRRAIVAEVESAVGGLNRYPDREFTQLREKLARYLGHGLVPENIWAGNGSNEVLQQILQAFGGPGRTAMSFPPTYSMYPLLASGTGTAYVTGTREADFSLTPESAAAQIRAQAPNIIILCTPNNPTGTALGLDVIEAAYEAGEASNAIVVVDEAYAEFSHADTPSALQLLPGRERLIISRTMSKAFALAGARIGYLAAAPQIADALRLVRLPYHLSAITQATANAALTHADALLSNVEDIKGQRDRIVRELTDLGLDPAPSDANFVLFGGMENPRAVWEGLLEAGVLVRDIGIEGHLRVTAGTEAETDTFLTVLRSLLPA; encoded by the coding sequence GTGAGTGAACAGCTGGAAAACCTGAACCGACTTCCCCTGCGCGATGACCTCAGAGGCCTGACGCCCTATGGGGCCCCGCAGCTGGATGTGCCGATCCTGCTGAACGTCAACGAAAACACCCATGGACTGCCCGAGCACGTGCGCCGGGCCATCGTTGCCGAAGTGGAGTCCGCCGTCGGCGGGCTGAACCGCTACCCGGACCGGGAATTCACCCAGTTGAGGGAAAAACTGGCACGGTACCTCGGCCACGGGCTGGTGCCGGAGAACATCTGGGCAGGCAACGGTTCCAATGAGGTTCTCCAGCAGATCCTGCAGGCTTTCGGCGGTCCCGGCCGGACGGCCATGAGCTTCCCGCCCACCTACTCCATGTACCCGTTGCTTGCCAGCGGTACCGGCACCGCCTACGTCACCGGCACCCGGGAAGCGGATTTCTCCCTGACCCCGGAATCGGCCGCCGCGCAGATTCGTGCCCAGGCACCGAACATCATCATTTTGTGCACGCCGAATAATCCCACGGGAACGGCCCTTGGCCTGGACGTCATCGAAGCTGCCTACGAAGCGGGCGAAGCGTCCAACGCCATCGTGGTGGTTGATGAGGCCTACGCGGAGTTCTCCCACGCCGATACCCCCAGCGCCCTGCAGCTGCTGCCGGGACGGGAACGCCTGATCATTTCCCGCACCATGTCCAAGGCCTTTGCCCTGGCCGGGGCTCGGATCGGATACCTGGCTGCAGCACCCCAGATTGCGGATGCCCTGCGCCTGGTCCGGCTGCCCTACCACCTCTCGGCCATCACCCAGGCCACGGCCAACGCCGCGCTGACCCATGCCGATGCCCTCCTTTCCAATGTGGAGGACATTAAGGGCCAGCGTGACCGGATCGTGCGGGAGCTGACGGACCTCGGACTGGACCCCGCACCCTCGGACGCAAACTTCGTGCTCTTCGGCGGCATGGAGAACCCCCGCGCTGTCTGGGAAGGCCTACTGGAAGCCGGCGTCCTGGTTCGGGACATCGGCATTGAGGGCCATCTCCGCGTCACGGCCGGTACGGAAGCTGAAACGGATACCTTCCTTACCGTGCTGCGGTCCCTGCTTCCGGCCTGA
- the hisB gene encoding imidazoleglycerol-phosphate dehydratase HisB: protein MTVETATGRTARLERTTSESSVLVELDLDGTGRADISTSVPFYDHMLNALAKHSLMDLTVRATGDTHIDVHHTVEDIAISIGEALKTALGTKAGIRRFGEATVPLDEALAHAVVDISGRPYLVHSGEPAGQEYHLIGGHFTGSLTRHVFEAITLHAQICLHMRVLGGRDPHHIVEAQFKAFARALRAAVESDPRVEGIPSTKGAL from the coding sequence ATGACTGTGGAGACCGCTACCGGACGCACTGCCCGCCTTGAGCGGACCACGAGTGAATCGTCCGTCCTCGTTGAACTGGACCTGGACGGCACCGGCCGCGCAGACATCAGCACCTCCGTGCCGTTCTACGACCACATGCTGAACGCGCTGGCCAAGCACTCCCTGATGGACCTCACCGTCCGGGCCACCGGCGACACGCACATCGATGTCCACCACACGGTCGAGGACATTGCCATCAGCATCGGCGAGGCACTCAAGACCGCCCTGGGCACCAAGGCAGGCATCCGCCGGTTCGGCGAGGCTACTGTTCCGCTGGACGAGGCGCTGGCCCACGCCGTCGTCGATATCTCCGGACGCCCCTACCTGGTGCATTCCGGCGAACCGGCCGGACAGGAATACCACCTGATCGGCGGGCACTTCACCGGCTCGCTTACCCGGCACGTGTTTGAAGCCATCACCCTGCACGCCCAGATCTGCCTGCACATGCGGGTGCTGGGCGGGCGGGACCCGCACCACATTGTCGAAGCGCAGTTCAAGGCCTTCGCCCGCGCCCTTCGCGCCGCCGTGGAATCGGATCCGCGGGTAGAGGGAATTCCGTCCACGAAGGGCGCCCTGTGA
- the hisH gene encoding imidazole glycerol phosphate synthase subunit HisH, which translates to MSARNVTVLDYGSGNIRSAVRALEHAGANVTLSARPDDVLNAEGLVVPGVGAFAAVMQGLKDVDALRMIGRRVAGGRPVLGICVGLQVLFEEGVEHGVRTKGMGEWPGVVERLAADVVPHMGWNTVTPPEGSALFEGLEDERFYFVHSYGVQKWDFDVTQPAMRPPQVTWADHGGPFIAAVENGALSATQFHPEKSGEAGAALLNNWLKTLG; encoded by the coding sequence GTGAGTGCCCGCAACGTCACGGTCCTGGACTACGGCTCCGGAAACATCCGCTCAGCCGTCCGCGCCCTTGAGCATGCCGGTGCGAACGTTACCCTCAGCGCCAGGCCCGACGACGTCCTGAACGCGGAAGGGCTCGTGGTCCCCGGCGTCGGTGCCTTCGCGGCCGTGATGCAGGGACTCAAAGACGTGGATGCCCTCCGCATGATCGGCCGCCGGGTTGCCGGCGGGCGCCCGGTGCTGGGTATCTGCGTGGGCCTGCAGGTCCTCTTCGAGGAGGGCGTGGAACACGGCGTCCGCACCAAGGGCATGGGCGAATGGCCCGGAGTGGTGGAGCGGCTTGCTGCCGACGTCGTGCCCCACATGGGCTGGAACACCGTGACACCGCCGGAAGGTTCAGCGCTGTTCGAGGGCCTCGAGGACGAACGGTTCTACTTCGTGCACAGCTACGGCGTGCAGAAGTGGGACTTCGACGTCACCCAGCCTGCCATGCGCCCGCCCCAGGTCACCTGGGCGGACCACGGCGGACCCTTTATTGCCGCCGTTGAGAACGGCGCCCTGTCAGCCACCCAGTTCCACCCGGAAAAGTCCGGCGAAGCCGGCGCTGCGCTGCTGAACAACTGGCTGAAGACACTGGGCTAG
- the priA gene encoding bifunctional 1-(5-phosphoribosyl)-5-((5-phosphoribosylamino)methylideneamino)imidazole-4-carboxamide isomerase/phosphoribosylanthranilate isomerase PriA, which yields MPFSETPVLELLPAVDVADGQAVRLVQGEAGSETSYGDPLDAALAWQNDGADWVHLVDLDAAFGRGSNLDLLSRVVKSLDIKVELSGGIRDDESLDKALELGAARVNLGTAALENPEWTASAIARYGQAIAVGLDVRGTTLAARGWTKEGGDLWEVLARLEEAGCPRYVVTDVTKDGTLRGPNIELLREVLKRTDRPVVASGGISSLDDLAALRELVPLGLEGTIVGKALYAGAFTLPQAFDVAGHPDR from the coding sequence ATGCCCTTCAGCGAAACCCCCGTCCTTGAACTCCTGCCCGCCGTTGATGTGGCTGACGGCCAGGCCGTGCGCCTTGTGCAGGGCGAAGCCGGCAGCGAGACCAGCTACGGCGATCCGCTGGATGCCGCCCTTGCCTGGCAGAATGACGGCGCGGACTGGGTCCATCTGGTGGATCTGGACGCCGCCTTCGGCCGCGGCTCCAACCTGGACCTGCTCAGCCGCGTGGTGAAATCCCTGGACATCAAGGTGGAACTGTCCGGCGGCATCCGCGACGACGAGTCACTGGACAAGGCCCTGGAACTCGGTGCGGCACGCGTCAACCTCGGCACCGCTGCACTGGAGAACCCCGAGTGGACCGCCAGCGCCATTGCCCGCTACGGCCAGGCCATCGCCGTCGGCCTCGATGTCCGCGGCACCACGCTGGCGGCACGCGGCTGGACCAAGGAAGGCGGCGACCTCTGGGAGGTGCTGGCCCGCCTGGAGGAAGCCGGCTGCCCGCGCTACGTGGTCACGGACGTGACGAAGGACGGCACGTTGCGCGGACCGAACATCGAGCTGCTGCGCGAGGTGCTGAAGCGTACCGACCGCCCCGTGGTGGCTTCCGGCGGCATCTCGAGCCTGGATGACCTGGCAGCCCTGCGCGAGCTGGTTCCCCTGGGCCTGGAAGGAACCATTGTGGGCAAGGCGCTCTACGCCGGTGCCTTCACCCTGCCGCAGGCCTTTGACGTCGCCGGGCACCCGGACCGCTGA
- a CDS encoding SseB family protein produces the protein MAARELPGHIAAALAGAGGPTDSAGQPWAGRDLAGEGNPLHNFDSDDGRANPGYVDAVAKLIAGTGSEAEVVASLATARVFVPIVAVLGEETESEHGLTADKQADMALVTLTAPDGRKALPVFTSVEALERWHSEARPVAVYTPRAALSAVSEDAQLLVVDPGADFTFVVRRPAMWALGQQRDWVPCYTDPALVEMAEAAAGPDPQILAVTLQQGQGTASRTADGTPVGGGGAGPELRMILQLAPGLGPQDIQAIVAALQQRLTANPEFVERVDSLDIKITR, from the coding sequence ATGGCTGCTCGCGAACTGCCCGGACATATCGCTGCGGCACTGGCCGGTGCCGGCGGCCCCACTGATTCGGCGGGGCAGCCGTGGGCAGGCCGGGACCTGGCCGGTGAGGGAAATCCGCTCCACAATTTCGACAGCGATGACGGACGGGCCAATCCCGGTTACGTGGACGCCGTCGCCAAGCTGATCGCCGGCACCGGCAGTGAAGCGGAGGTGGTGGCCTCCCTCGCCACCGCCCGCGTGTTTGTCCCGATTGTGGCCGTGCTCGGCGAGGAAACCGAATCCGAGCACGGACTCACGGCCGATAAACAGGCGGACATGGCGCTGGTCACCCTGACCGCGCCGGACGGGCGCAAGGCACTGCCGGTATTCACGTCGGTTGAGGCACTGGAACGCTGGCACTCCGAAGCCCGGCCGGTGGCCGTGTATACGCCGCGGGCAGCGCTCTCCGCTGTTTCGGAGGATGCCCAGCTGCTGGTGGTCGACCCGGGAGCGGATTTCACTTTTGTGGTCCGCCGCCCGGCCATGTGGGCGCTCGGCCAGCAGCGCGACTGGGTGCCGTGTTACACCGACCCCGCCCTGGTGGAGATGGCCGAAGCGGCCGCCGGGCCGGACCCGCAGATCCTGGCGGTAACGCTGCAGCAGGGGCAGGGCACCGCCTCCAGGACCGCCGACGGAACACCGGTGGGCGGGGGAGGGGCCGGCCCGGAGCTTAGAATGATTCTCCAGCTTGCGCCCGGACTTGGTCCGCAGGACATCCAGGCCATTGTGGCCGCCCTGCAACAGCGTTTGACTGCCAACCCCGAGTTTGTTGAGCGCGTGGATTCCCTGGACATCAAAATCACCCGCTGA
- a CDS encoding MFS transporter, translating to MNFGLYREMLRIAPIRRLLIVGMIARFPHSAAGVLLTLHVVNTMDRGYAAAGAVAAVVTIGIAVGAPWRGRRVDTIGLRKALIPSVIAEAVIWSTAPHVSFEWLLVLALVGGVFTLPVFSVVRQSLGVLATGEQRRTAFALDSIATELIFMMGPALGAVIATQISSVIGLTAVGLSAAVAGLLLIWFNPPTRSPEPEKAVTAVDEQEAAAATAVAVAPANIQEAPMELTGAGLPDGPQNMFERLRHGVAGNFTWFSPAVAVVFAVAIGAGLLLSSTDVGIVASVEAGGNPSEVGIVFVAWCAASAIGGIVYGAMKRRFSPMSLLLTMAVLTMPMAFATDTLSLALLSIPAGLLCAPVLSAASERVADLVAENRRGEAMGWYGSSMTAGTALGAPVAGLAIDVIGPWSGFLLAGGAAAVLVLATLSARRLFLRSAPVR from the coding sequence GTGAATTTTGGTCTGTACCGCGAAATGCTGCGGATCGCACCGATCCGCCGCCTGCTGATAGTCGGAATGATCGCCCGGTTTCCGCATTCCGCGGCGGGCGTCCTGCTCACCCTGCATGTAGTGAACACCATGGACCGGGGCTATGCGGCCGCAGGTGCCGTGGCAGCCGTGGTCACCATCGGCATCGCCGTGGGCGCTCCCTGGCGGGGACGGCGGGTGGACACCATTGGGCTCCGGAAGGCCCTGATCCCGTCGGTCATCGCCGAGGCAGTGATCTGGAGTACGGCCCCGCACGTGAGCTTTGAGTGGCTGCTGGTCCTTGCACTGGTGGGCGGAGTGTTCACCCTCCCGGTCTTCAGTGTGGTCCGCCAGTCCCTCGGTGTGCTGGCCACCGGCGAACAGCGGCGTACCGCCTTTGCGCTCGACTCCATCGCCACCGAGCTCATCTTTATGATGGGCCCCGCGCTGGGGGCCGTGATTGCCACGCAGATATCCTCCGTGATCGGGCTGACCGCGGTGGGACTTTCCGCGGCCGTGGCCGGGCTCCTGCTGATCTGGTTCAACCCGCCCACGCGTTCCCCGGAACCTGAGAAGGCTGTGACCGCAGTTGACGAGCAGGAGGCTGCGGCGGCCACCGCTGTGGCGGTGGCGCCGGCAAATATCCAGGAAGCGCCGATGGAGCTTACCGGTGCGGGCCTGCCCGACGGCCCGCAGAATATGTTCGAGCGGCTGCGTCACGGAGTGGCCGGGAACTTCACCTGGTTCAGCCCGGCAGTGGCCGTGGTGTTTGCCGTTGCCATAGGTGCAGGGCTTTTGCTCTCCAGTACCGACGTCGGGATTGTGGCCTCGGTGGAAGCCGGCGGAAATCCCTCCGAGGTCGGCATCGTTTTCGTGGCCTGGTGTGCCGCCTCAGCCATTGGCGGGATTGTCTACGGCGCCATGAAGCGCCGCTTCTCGCCGATGTCCCTGCTGCTGACCATGGCGGTGCTGACCATGCCGATGGCCTTCGCCACGGACACCCTGAGCCTGGCCCTGCTATCCATTCCCGCAGGCCTGCTCTGCGCCCCGGTACTTTCTGCAGCCTCGGAGCGGGTGGCGGATCTGGTGGCCGAGAACCGGCGCGGTGAAGCCATGGGCTGGTACGGCTCCTCCATGACGGCCGGTACCGCACTGGGTGCGCCCGTGGCGGGCCTGGCCATTGACGTGATCGGGCCCTGGTCCGGTTTCCTGCTGGCCGGCGGCGCTGCAGCGGTGCTGGTGCTGGCAACGCTGTCCGCCCGCCGGCTGTTCCTGCGTTCCGCACCCGTCCGCTAG
- a CDS encoding DUF1844 domain-containing protein — translation MSTPQSNPAGEATRHSFPGTTEESETAAAAQQEVADQMRDIAEVPAVEVITTAAVHLMSAAAVKCGLAEGDDAEALKDLDEARKLITALAGFVTAAAPEIGSQHAGPLRDGLRSLQLAFREASVIQDAPGKGPGEKFTGPVS, via the coding sequence ATGAGTACCCCACAGAGCAATCCGGCAGGGGAAGCAACCCGCCACTCCTTCCCCGGAACAACCGAAGAGTCCGAAACCGCTGCAGCTGCACAGCAGGAAGTCGCCGACCAGATGCGCGACATCGCCGAGGTTCCGGCCGTCGAGGTCATTACGACGGCGGCGGTCCACCTGATGAGCGCAGCAGCCGTCAAGTGCGGCCTGGCCGAAGGCGACGACGCCGAGGCCCTCAAGGACCTGGACGAGGCACGGAAACTGATCACCGCCCTGGCCGGCTTTGTCACGGCTGCCGCGCCGGAAATCGGCAGCCAGCACGCAGGACCGTTGCGTGACGGCCTGCGTTCCCTGCAGCTTGCCTTCCGCGAAGCGTCGGTAATCCAGGACGCGCCGGGCAAGGGCCCGGGCGAGAAATTCACCGGCCCCGTCAGCTAA
- the infC gene encoding translation initiation factor IF-3, producing MRLVGPAGEQVGVVRIEDALRLAAESDLDLVEVAPQAKPPVCKLMDFGKYKYEAAVKAREARKNQTNTVLKEIRFRLKIDTHDYETKRGHAMRFLGAGDKVKAMIQFRGREQQRPEMGMKLLNKFAEDVAEVGVVESTPRIDGRNMVMVIGPLKNKAEAKAEARRATQRADAKAANEAARNGEAPARVDTSADKAPMTQSLADLLPDGLRLGSSAAEADKARAEQEQAEKEQAAKRAKAAAAEKAATEARRVAAASKPAPAPAAEVAPAKPAEAAKPAAAPKPAAVPKPSAAKPAAPPKPAARPKPAAAPKPAGKSSPRGTSGSNKPGTAE from the coding sequence GTGCGGCTGGTAGGTCCGGCAGGTGAGCAGGTAGGCGTGGTCCGCATTGAGGACGCACTCCGCCTTGCAGCCGAGTCCGACCTGGATCTTGTTGAGGTAGCACCGCAGGCAAAGCCCCCGGTGTGCAAACTAATGGACTTCGGCAAGTACAAGTACGAAGCCGCCGTCAAGGCACGCGAAGCCCGGAAGAACCAGACGAACACCGTTCTGAAGGAAATCCGGTTCCGCCTGAAGATTGACACCCACGACTACGAAACCAAGCGTGGCCACGCCATGCGGTTCCTGGGCGCAGGTGACAAGGTCAAGGCCATGATCCAGTTCCGCGGCCGTGAGCAGCAGCGCCCCGAAATGGGCATGAAGCTGCTGAACAAGTTCGCCGAGGACGTCGCCGAGGTGGGTGTGGTTGAGTCCACGCCGCGCATCGACGGCCGCAACATGGTCATGGTCATCGGCCCGCTGAAGAACAAGGCCGAAGCCAAGGCGGAAGCACGCCGCGCCACGCAGCGTGCAGATGCCAAGGCTGCCAACGAGGCTGCCAGGAACGGTGAAGCACCTGCACGGGTGGACACTTCGGCGGACAAGGCTCCGATGACTCAGAGCCTTGCCGACCTCCTGCCGGACGGTCTTCGTCTGGGCTCCTCCGCTGCCGAGGCCGATAAGGCCCGTGCAGAGCAGGAGCAGGCAGAGAAGGAGCAGGCCGCCAAGCGCGCCAAGGCAGCTGCTGCTGAAAAGGCCGCCACCGAGGCCCGCCGCGTTGCCGCTGCCAGCAAGCCGGCCCCCGCGCCGGCCGCTGAAGTCGCTCCCGCCAAGCCGGCGGAGGCTGCCAAGCCTGCTGCTGCTCCGAAGCCCGCAGCGGTCCCGAAGCCTTCCGCGGCAAAGCCTGCAGCACCGCCCAAGCCGGCTGCCCGGCCCAAGCCTGCTGCGGCCCCCAAGCCTGCCGGCAAGTCGTCCCCGCG